Proteins from a genomic interval of Debaryomyces hansenii CBS767 chromosome E complete sequence:
- a CDS encoding DEHA2E05610p (weakly similar to uniprot|Q01560 Saccharomyces cerevisiae YDR432W NPL3 RNA-binding protein that carries poly(A) mRNA from the nucleus into the cytoplasm), whose product MPSDTLYVTGFSKESKAADLAPDFEKYGDLVRLDIPPPRTDDGEKYAFVEYKNAEDCEKALELNGKQLPYSSKDGLVVQLARSDPYSARRGGFRGRGGYGYAPRGGYGYAPRGGYSYAPRGGYGYTASGGYGYAPRGGYGYAPSGGYGYAPSGGYRGGRGGYNDYGGYSSDYGYGGSYGGSYRGGYYSGSRGSYRGGRGGYYDRDNGYRNYSDSDYQNHEYSDRDYRYSRDGQLRESTYDNRLADTDDNHAERSNDTPYEENSHPRPSSRSPVRKERSRSPVRKERSRSPVRKERSRSPVRQEKPRSPTRQETDTQETSKSPQ is encoded by the exons ATGCCGCTGGATACATTATATGTGACAGGGTTTTCGAAGGAGTCGAAGGCTGCTGATTTAGCACCCGATTTTGAAAA ATATGGCGATTTAGTAAGATTAGATATACCTCCACCAAGAACTGATGACGGAGAAAAATATGCGTTTGTGGAATACAAAAATGCTGAAGATTGCGAAAAGGCCTTAGAACTAAATGGTAAACAGTTACCGTACTCGCTGAAAGATGGGTTAGTTGTTCAATTGGCCAGATCTGATCCGTATTCTGCAAGAAGAGGTGGGTTCAGAGGCAGAGGCGGATATGGCTACGCTCCAAGGGGCGGATACGGTTACGCTCCAAGGGGCGGATACAGTTACGCCCCAAGAGGTGGATACGGCTACACCGCAAGTGGTGGATACGGCTACGCCCCAAGAGGTGGATACGGCTACGCCCCAAGTGGTGGATACGGCTACGCCCCAAGTGGTGGTTATAGAGGTGGTAGAGGGGGCTATAATGATTATGGTGGCTACAGTAGCGACTACGGCTACGGTGGTAGCTACGGCGGTAGTTATAGAGGTGGTTACTATAGTGGCTCAAGAGGTAGTTATCGCGGTGGTAGAGGAGGTTATTATGACCGTGATAATGGTTATCGGAACTATAGTGATAGTGACTACCAAAACCATGAATACAGTGATCGTGACTATAGATATAGCCGTGATGGTCAATTGAGAGAGTCAACATACGATAATAGATTGGCTGACACCGACGATAATCATGCAGAGCGTAGTAATGATACCCCATACGAAGAGAACAGCCATCCAAGGCCATCATCTAGATCTCCAGTGAGAAAAGAAAGGTCAAGGTCGCCTGTTAGAAAAGAAAGGTCAAGGTCGCCTGTTAGAAAAGAAAGGTCAAGGTCTCCAGTCAGACAGGAAAAGCCAAGATCTCCAACAAGGCAAGAAACCGATACACAAGAAACGTCCAAATCACCtcaatga
- a CDS encoding DEHA2E05544p (weakly similar to uniprot|P40553 Saccharomyces cerevisiae YIL010W DOT5 Nuclear thiol peroxidase which functions as an alkyl-hydroperoxide reductase during post-diauxic growth) yields the protein MPELRRSARVASKPTSSPTKETQIETQIEPPAKKAQTSSVKELQVGDKIPDMKLLDEEENEIDLLKEAEANKYVIIFAYPKASTPGCTRQVCGFQKNFGFLQKSNAKVYGLSADQPSAQKNFVTKQGLQYPLLSDPSRELIEILGAKKEPTGVKRSHWIFVDGLLKVKKIAISPEESFDSAKTDIESFIGTSSEDQQESSDPKPEDSESKGAEPNGLESKDSESKDALTSNEEAQPATSKGLEDELKAD from the coding sequence atgcCCGAATTACGTCGTTCTGCTAGAGTTGCTTCCAAGCCAACATCATCCCCAACAAAGGAGACCCAAATTGAGACACAGATTGAGCCACCAGCTAAGAAGGCTCAAACTAGCTCAGTTAAAGAATTGCAAGTGGGCGATAAAATTCCAgatatgaaattattagacgaagaagagaatgaaaTTGACTTGTTAAAGGAGGCTGAAGCTAATAAATACGTTATTATTTTTGCTTATCCAAAGGCATCTACTCCGGGATGCACCAGACAAGTTTGCGGCTTCCAAAAGAATTTTGGCTTTTTACAGAAATCGAATGCTAAGGTTTATGGATTATCAGCCGACCAGCCAAGTGCCCAGAAGAATTTTGTCACCAAGCAAGGCTTGCAGTATCCTTTATTGTCAGATCCATCTAgagaattgattgaaatcTTAGGAGCTAAGAAGGAACCTACTGGTGTTAAGAGGTCCCATTGGATTTTCGTTGATGGCCTTTTAAAAGTCAAGAAAATCGCTATCAGTCCTGAAGAAAGTTTCGATAGTGCTAAGACTGACATAGAATCCTTCATTGGAACTTCCTCCGAGGATCAACAAGAATCAAGCGATCCAAAGCCAGAGGACTCAGAATCGAAAGGCGCAGAACCCAACGGATTAGAGTCGAAAGATTCGGAATCAAAAGACGCATTGACTTCGAACGAAGAAGCTCAACCAGCTACAAGTAAGGGCTTggaagatgaattaaagGCCGATTAA
- a CDS encoding DEHA2E05588p (similar to CA0853|IPF19640 Candida albicans IPF19640) — protein MKIFKRRRFTISAPDSASSLDSRGEERRFSLPYTNNEILYFPDHNPNSITNELANQEISTQTSISESIALSESDTLLYDKKQQLELQETYNDNFTLYLPFLLRQLRNARDEFVDAADHDIDSDDQKTMIDENNISPCLILNKEACNFNLKRRFIIVQELLKHNTYLFASEESFQLFKHLRSNKKKESKNSRIVYDANGSIRRLSASKGSKRGNDIHNDELVDNRTHIIPLEYKVKGLGLPIFKINTPYLSSFRKNSPFLVFKKYREIPLKPSLQDCPSNENSDSSTNYEAYVFCSVYVKHFYDVRRYILNFSPVGKKPFRIIMFQHNFKPFADFNYQNTRFRVVGTSLSCVYVTNYSPIMKLMIIDNDKPSLCDDIINKKTGFEIPSIIKHKKKHPNNNSSDNTGNDLNDDMIFSNPYPDPTGPLLADSASFKRLTSKRAFMSRSMPPFGLFKDSMLYGNDSINFIPKKFSDTGKIEIYQDNSNCTEDANSTLSIDLDSLVINCILLTLRESNIRNSVKTTLPQAITFQD, from the coding sequence ATGAAAATCTTTAAACGGAGACGATTCACGATTTCGGCGCCAGATTCAGCCAGTAGTTTAGATAGCAGAGGTGAAGAACGGAGGTTCAGCTTACCATATAcgaataatgaaatattatattttccTGATCATAATCCTAATAGCATTACTAATGAGTTAGCCAACCAGGAAATCTCTACACAAACTTCCATTAGCGAGTCAATAGCTTTATCTGAGAGTGATACTTTATTGTACGATAAAAAACAACAATTAGAGTTGCAAGAAACgtataatgataattttacaTTATATCTACCCTTTTTATTGAGGCAGTTGAGAAATGCAAGAGATGAGTTTGTTGACGCGGCAGATCATGATATCGATAGTGATGACCAGAAAACTATGATAGACgaaaataatataagtCCTTGTCtaatcttgaataaagaagcatgcaattttaatttgaaGCGAAGGTTTATCATAGTTCAAGAGCTTTTGAAGCATAATACTTATTTATTCGCAAGTGAAGAGTCGTTCCAGTTATTCAAGCATTTGCGTCTGAATAAGAAAAAGGAATCAAAAAACCTGAGGATTGTATATGATGCGAATGGAAGTATTAGAAGACTATCTGCTAGTAAAGGGAGTAAAAGAGGAAATGATATACATAACGACGAATTAGTTGACAATAGAACACACATAATACCATTGGAATATAAAGTAAAGGGTCTAGGTCTCcctatattcaaaattaataccccatatttatcatcatttagGAAAAATTCCCCGTTCTTGgtcttcaagaaatatagAGAAATTCCTTTGAAGCCGAGCTTGCAAGACTGTCCAAGTAACGAAAATTCAGATAGCCTGACAAACTACGAAGCATACGTCTTCTGTTCTGTTTATGTAAAACACTTCTACGATGTCAGGCgatatattttaaactTTAGTCCAGTAGGCAAGAAACCATTCCGTATAATAATGTTCCAGCACAATTTCAAGCCGTTTGCGGATTTTAACTACCAAAATACAAGATTCAGAGTTGTTGGTACTTCGCTATCGTGTGTCTATGTAACAAATTATAGCCCCATCATGAAACTAATGATTATCGATAATGATAAACCATCGTTATGTGACgatattataaataaaaagacAGGGTTTGAAATTCCGTCAATAATTAAACATAAAAAGAAGCatccaaataataactCATCAGACAACACAGGCAACGATTTAAATGACGACATGATTTTCAGTAATCCATATCCTGATCCTACAGGCCCACTATTAGCCGATTCTGCATCTTTCAAAAGATTAACTAGCAAGCGTGCATTTATGTCCAGATCAATGCCACCTTTTGGTCTTTTTAAAGACTCCATGTTGTATGGTAATGACTcgattaattttattccCAAGAAGTTTTCAGATACAGGTAAAATCGAAATATACCAggataattcaaattgtaCCGAAGATGCAAATAGTACTTTATCAATCGACTTAGATAGCTTAGTGATAAACTGTATTTTATTAACATTGAGAGAATCTAATATTAGAAACTCTGTCAAGACTACTCTTCCACAGGCTATTACTTTTCAAGATTGA
- a CDS encoding DEHA2E05632p (weakly similar to uniprot|P40578 Saccharomyces cerevisiae YIR033W MGA2 ER membrane protein involved with its homolog Spt23p in regulation of OLE1 transcription): MSSITDDQLLEHNFVNDMSNENEQDILDEFLDQRVYESINLPDSNSIKVETDDLLNDFYNNNDSNDSNNDGSNYGGGSGNANYLLNQSQMTTPNNNDYMYLDNIGYNATNSVYTSPPDASQMNITNKLQLSDYDIVRDELSKLKFGTANMKSCPPSVDVPDQSYLDFSQQAMDSLPYKLTLTNLPSYSRVETQIKFKFGLSPPPPHVLLHIPQDLISKNKFCLSNGVDTLAPTLKESLLYLDTYVLTSDYKKSCNICSRCIKREQKRASRRKSGVNGNESDTNNDATNDNNNTRENGKSSSSSWADDKMMKKAIIFNCKEIVSFPPPNGLNNDLSKSLDLSARIICYCRHHKESQGFKLLFVVKNHEGKVVAKQISSTIMIMDRKKTTAASKNKVNEDSLPNSICGSSTNLQQMSGDQQQQRSPKESDNDILSNSFRQLSSNSIDESNSEAQTNTDTNTFTEGRNLKRKKLSVDDSFNTQTNPMFNGSVNALSPLSNSDTNTSTSNMLTKPLNTQLPSNGQPSFGLSPLSHPQLNTQQPRLPSIQRIIPAQGPIRGGIEITLLGFNFRQGLAVKFGANQALATHCWSETTLVTYLPPASQPGQVLVSFEDHENMMIGGPPQQQIFTYTDDTDKQLIELALQIVGLKMNGKLEDAKNIAKRIVGTDNSSISGTNTNVTSPANQQNMNQANIEWFDSAHKAVLQLTKSDLSTEEILINFLSLVDLPNCPIIIPNWQLCNGQGQTLLHLASLKRYSQLIKFLITHGCKIDVKDNQGLTPLFLASMCGYRDMIQIFVACKSNWNLKLSNDKLLKDYCDPNVLDVFNSLENQDNENDADDFSRFLSKDNKLAKSMSLDSLNSMFAMNFGCHVSKMVMEDSVNHSSGSKFESGDRHLMREELNSRSNENENDSSEFSHEDSDLGNSELADSEFESNDDDRFYNDDYYESESDDDFDDEDEHGDSSDHRELNIAKVGGILDDNQSLCSNSTILPPLSNNNDDEDEDEDEDVFSSNSAGLWQKVKNVFSNDESDSQLPSYDDLFPFGPSSFHSKPKSSVERSLNSVDDDSNGDSSKVITGTSRDDNQEDAGVSSDSSEDMVISYINHPRKNVENDKMLLFFWFPALVCIMALFIFVYIMGYKFVFIENFKHYIRTTIGNLMVGNERIGKLFHSSNAAGVERVLSATRKIINE; the protein is encoded by the coding sequence ATGTCATCGATCACCGACGATCAGTTGTTAGAACACAATTTTGTGAATGATATGTCAAATGAGAACGAACAGGACATTTTAGACGAATTTTTGGACCAACGAGTGTACGAGTCGATAAATTTGCCTGATAGTAACAGTATTAAGGTGGAAACGGACGACTTGTTAAATGATTTTTACAATAATAACGACAGCAATGACAGTAATAATGATGGAAGTAACTACGGAGGCGGAAGTGGTAACGCGAACTACTTGTTGAATCAGTCGCAGATGACGACgcctaataataatgactACATGTATCTTGATAACATTGGGTACAATGCGACCAACAGCGTGTACACGAGTCCTCCCGATGCGTCTCAGATGAACATTACGAACAAGTTACAACTTTCGGATTATGATATTGTGAGAGATGAGTTGTCCAAGTTGAAGTTTGGCACTGCCAATATGAAGCTGTGTCCGCCATCCGTGGATGTGCCCGACCAATCATATCTTGATTTTTCACAGCAAGCCATGGATTCGTTACCGTACAAATTGACATTAACAAACTTGCCGAGCTACTCGCGGGTGGAAACGCAgatcaaattcaagttcGGGTTGAGTCCGCCTCCCCCACACGTCCTTTTACATATACCCCAAGATTTAATATCCAAGAATAAATTCTGTCTTTCGAACGGTGTGGATACATTGGCACCTACGTTGAAAGAAAGTCTATTATACTTGGACACATACGTGTTGACGTCCGATTATAAGAAATCGTGTAATATTTGTTCCAGATGTATCAAACGTGAGCAAAAGCGGGCGTCGAGAAGAAAATCCGGCGTCAATGGGAACGAATCCGACACAAATAATGACGCCACGAATGATAATAACAACACCAGGGAAAACGGTAAGAGTTCTTCTAGCTCGTGGGCTGACGAtaagatgatgaagaaagcAATCATTTTTAACTGTAAAGAAATTGTTTCCTTTCCTCCGCCTAATGgtttaaataatgatttatcgAAATCATTAGACCTCTCTGCTAGAATAATATGTTACTGTAGGCATCATAAAGAATCTCAAggattcaaattattgtttgTGGTGAAGAATCACGAAGGAAAAGTGGTTGCAAAACAAATTTCGTCAActataatgataatggaTAGAAAGAAAACCACTGCTGCTTCGAAAAATAAAGTGAACGAAGACTCTTTACCTAATTCTATCTGTGGCTCATCCACTAACTTACAACAAATGTCTGGAgaccaacaacaacaaagaCTGCCTAAAGAAtctgataatgatatattatcaaattctttccGTCAATTATCTTCTAACTCAATAGATGAATCCAACTCTGAGGCCCAAACTAATACCGATACTAACACATTTACGGAGGGAAGAAACTTAAAGAGGAAGAAGTTATCGGTGGACGATTCGTTCAACACTCAGACTAATCCTATGTTTAATGGCAGCGTTAACGCATTGTCGCCATTAAGTAATAGTGATACCAATACATCGACGAGCAATATGTTGACCAAACCTCTTAATACTCAATTGCCTTCGAATGGACAACCATCATTTGGATTATCGCCATTAAGCCATCCCCAATTAAATACCCAGCAACCTAGATTACCatcaattcaaagaatCATACCGGCACAGGGACCAATTAGAGGTGGAATTGAAATCACTTTATTAGGGTTTAATTTCCGCCAAGGATTAGCCGTCAAGTTTGGCGCAAACCAGGCTTTGGCTACCCACTGCTGGTCAGAAACGACATTGGTTACATATTTACCTCCTGCATCGCAGCCAGGCCAAGTCTTGGTTAGTTTTGAAGACCACGAAAATATGATGATAGGTGGACCACCtcaacaacaaattttCACCTATACTGATGATACCGACAAgcaattaattgaattagCCTTGCAGATAGTTGGTTTGAAAATGAACGGAAAATTAGAGGATGCGAAGAATATTGCGAAGAGAATCGTTGGTACCGATAATTCAAGTATTAGTGGTACAAATACTAATGTTACATCACCTGCCAACCAGCAGAATATGAACCAAGCTAACATTGAATGGTTTGATAGCGCTCATAAAGCTGTTTTACAATTAACTAAATCGGATTTGTCAACTGAAGAAATCTTGATTAATTTCCTTTCGTTAGTCGACTTACCAAATTGCCCAATTATAATACCAAACTGGCAATTATGTAATGGACAAGGACAAACTTTATTGCATTTGGCCTCTTTGAAGAGATATAGtcaattaattaaatttttgatcaCGCATGGCTGCAAAATTGATGTTAAGGATAACCAAGGCTTAACACCACTTTTCTTAGCATCGATGTGCGGCTATAGAGAtatgattcaaatttttgttGCATGTAAGAGTAATtggaatttgaaattgtcaaatgataaattattaaaggaTTACTGTGATCCAAACGTATTGGATGTTTTCAATAGCTTAGAAAACCaggataatgaaaatgatgcgGACGATTTCTCTAGGTTCCTCTCAAAGGATAATAAATTGGCTAAGTCAATGAGTTTAGATTCGTTGAATTCAATGTTTGCTATGAATTTCGGATGCCATGTATCAAAGATGGTCATGGAAGATTCGGTCAATCATTCGAGTGGCTCAAAATTCGAAAGTGGTGATAGACATCTCATGAGAGAGGAATTAAATTCGAGATcgaatgaaaatgaaaatgacaGTAGTGAGTTTTCCCATGAGGATTCTGATTTAGGTAACTCTGAATTAGCCGAttctgaatttgaatcaaatgaCGATGACAGATTTtataatgatgattattATGAAAGCGAAAGTGATGATGACTtcgatgatgaagatgaacaTGGTGATAGTTCCGACCACAGAGAGTTAAATATAGCTAAGGTTGGCGGTATTTTGGATGATAATCAATCTTTATGCTCAAACTCAACTATTTTGCCACcgttatcaaataataatgatgacgaGGACGAGGACGAGGACGAGGACGTCTTCTCTCTGAATTCGGCAGGATTATGGCAGAAGGTTAAGAATGTATTTAGTAATGATGAAAGTGACAGTCAGTTACCATCTTACGATGATTTGTTTCCTTTTGGACCATCGTCATTCCACCTGAAACCAAAATCTTCTGTTGAAAGAAGCCTTAATAgtgttgatgatgattcaaATGGTGATAGTTCTAAGGTGATTACTGGAACTTCGCGTGATGATAACCAAGAGGATGCCGGCGTGTCCTCTGATTCTTCGGAAGATATGGTTATATCTTACATTAATCATCCTCGCAAgaatgttgaaaatgataaaatgttattatttttctggTTCCCAGCATTGGTCTGTATTATGGCATTATTCATCTTCGTCTACATCATGGGTTATAAGTTCGtgtttattgaaaactttaaaCATTACATTAGAACAACAATAGGAAATTTAATGGTTGGGAATGAGAGAATTGGTAAACTTTTTCACTCATCGAATGCAGCAGGGGTAGAAAGGGTGTTACTGGCAACTCGTAAGATAATCAACGAGTAG
- a CDS encoding DEHA2E05654p (similar to uniprot|P06174 Saccharomyces cerevisiae YOR278W HEM4 Uroporphyrinogen III synthase catalyzes the conversion of hydroxymethylbilane to uroporphyrinogen III the fourth step in the heme biosynthetic pathway) yields the protein MVHVLLLKNQTIPKDPYNDKLKASGYNPVFIPLLEHNHYDRHSTVEYLKSKEFSNIRNFIITSQRAVECFNECIQEINDENIKQSIFQKIGYTVGPATAKILSEAGFKTVKGGNDAGNGSILSKIIIDEIAPEEEIVFFTGKIRKDIIPKNLKLANINIMERVIYRTDLREDIGETFNKQLSLLDQTNNIEKKWIIFFSPQGTELIIEKLKQLDNLTSQFYIGSIGPTTEDYLVSRGITPNIVSKKPEAASLFESMQNHEATYK from the coding sequence ATGGTTCACGTATTGTTACTAAAGAACCAGACCATACCGAAAGATccatataatgataaattaaagGCGCTGGGATATAATCCGGTGTTCATACCATTGCTCGAACACAATCACTATGATAGGCATTCAACTGTAGAATACTTAAAAAGTAAGGAATTTTCCAACATAcgaaattttataattacAAGTCAAAGGGCTGTCGAGTGTTTTAATGAATGTATACAAGAAATCAACGACGAGAACATTAAGCAAAGtatattccaaaaaattGGATATACTGTGGGGCCTGCGACGGCCAAGATATTAAGTGAAGCGGGATTCAAGACTGTCAAAGGTGGTAACGATGCCGGCAATGGACTGATATTATCCAAGATTATAATCGACGAGATTGCACCTGAAGAGGAAATAGTATTTTTTACCGGcaaaattagaaaagatATCATACCGAAGAACTTAAAATTAGccaatattaatattatggAAAGAGTAATTTATAGAACGGATTTGAGGGAAGATATTGGTGAAACCTTCAACAAGCAGCTTTCGCTATTAGACCAaactaataatattgaaaagaaatggataatttttttcagtCCCCAAGGGACTgaattaataattgaaaaactAAAACAGCTTGATAATTTAACTAGTCAATTTTATATTGGTTCAATTGGTCCAACAACTGAAGACTATTTGGTTAGCAGAGGTATAACTCCTAATATTGTCTCAAAGAAGCCTGAGGCAGCATCATTATTCGAACTGATGCAAAATCATGAAGCGACTTACAAATAA
- a CDS encoding DEHA2E05566p (some similarities with gnl|GLV|KLLA0B10076g Kluyveromyces lactis KLLA0B10076g), with protein MSCNSYLSNLNTLSQVAATIQTDMGSDNDHFEDIFAATSQDIKNPSLLSSPISSPLEDEECFTEKNTRLINSDESLDLVNSLLCLKHRSYSYGPGLDCKNVSVPRSLNGDKCLVKAAKLLSKTRSSKKSNPRFQIKRRQGQGRPYTNSLKARFYMHDSIEELYCYLNNISAFTFHEPSSFKSKDYLCTRISPRSPHFKMIFFNNLPPTTNLYEKLCEAFKIANFKFVKINRNIEGKVVNIESVCNTDSIITAEWIKQNVCRPRYKSNMKIYLIRSNQPMKECIYKDKKVFELDIENVYNSVVKIIE; from the coding sequence atgtCTTGTAATAGCTATTTATCCAATTTGAATACTTTATCTCAAGTAGCAGCCACCATTCAGACAGACATGGGTAGTGATAACGATcattttgaagatatttttgCGGCAACATCTCAAGATATCAAGAACCCGTCACTTTTAAGCAGCCCGATTTCGTCCCCCTTGGAGGATGAAGAATGCTTTACCGAAAAGAATACAAGGTTAATTAACTCGGACGAAAGTCTTGACCTTGTTAATAGTCTCTTGTGCTTGAAACACAGGAGTTACAGTTACGGACCTGGGTTGGACTGCAAAAATGTATCAGTTCCTCGCTCGCTAAATGGAGATAAATGCCTCGTCAAGGCAGCCAAACTACTCAGTAAAACACGTTCGCTGAAAAAGAGTAACCCTCGTTTTCAGATTAAAAGGAGACAAGGCCAAGGTCGACCTTACACTAACTCCCTTAAGGCTAGATTCTACATGCATGACTCAATCGAGGAGCTATACTGCTATTTAAACAACATTCTGGCGTTCACATTCCACGAGCCTTCTTCATTCAAACTGAAAGACTATCTATGTACAAGAATTTCTCCCAGACTGCCTCACTTCaaaatgatattctttaataacCTACCTCCGACAACAAAtctatatgaaaaattgtgCGAGGCATTtaaaattgcaaattttaaatttgtcAAGATCAACAGAAACATTGAAGGTAAGGTAgtcaatattgaaagtgTTTGTAACACGGATAGTATAATTACTGCGGAGTGGATAAAGCAGAACGTATGCCGTCCAAGATACAAatcaaatatgaaaatttatttgattagATCTAATCAACCCATGAAAGAATGCATATACAAAGATAAGAAAGTGTTTGAACTCGATATCGAGAATGTGTATAACAGTGTGGTTAAGATTATTGAGTAG